A region from the Beduinella massiliensis genome encodes:
- the rpmE gene encoding 50S ribosomal protein L31 produces the protein MKEGIHPKYQKAIVRCACGETFETGSTKKELKVEICSKCHPFFTGKQKLVDTGGRVDRFKKRYGM, from the coding sequence GAAGGAAGGTATCCATCCGAAGTACCAGAAGGCGATCGTCCGCTGCGCTTGCGGCGAGACGTTTGAAACCGGCTCCACCAAGAAGGAACTGAAGGTTGAAATCTGCTCCAAGTGCCATCCGTTCTTCACCGGCAAGCAGAAGCTGGTAGACACCGGCGGACGCGTGGATCGTTTCAAGAAGCGCTATGGCATGTAA
- a CDS encoding DUF1385 domain-containing protein, giving the protein MNKETKQRVDIGGQAVMEGVMMKSPDAIAVAVRQSDGGIVVDREDYVPAARKHKWMGWPIVRGCVNMVSMLVMGMGVLNKSTQMLGVLDEEPSKFEKWLSEKLGANIDKVVMGVAAVLAVCLSLLLFVMLPSGAATLVGRVVDNAIVINLCGGVVRIAILIAYIWLIGLMPDMRRVFQYHGAEHKTVYCHEAGLPLTPENARQFSRLHPRCGTSFLLLVMVISILVGSVADQVIIALTSIEKLSFGLRFLRSLLILPLIAGISYEALKGLAHSEHPVVRALRWPGLMMQYLTTREPDDEMLEVAIASMKAALGTVEDAAPAKQWTPEEASQTVQAAAK; this is encoded by the coding sequence ATGAATAAAGAAACGAAACAGAGGGTAGACATCGGCGGCCAGGCGGTCATGGAGGGCGTCATGATGAAGTCGCCCGACGCCATCGCGGTCGCGGTGCGCCAGTCGGATGGCGGCATCGTCGTGGACCGCGAGGACTACGTGCCCGCCGCCAGGAAGCACAAGTGGATGGGTTGGCCCATCGTGCGCGGGTGCGTCAACATGGTTTCGATGCTGGTGATGGGCATGGGGGTGCTCAACAAGTCCACGCAGATGCTGGGCGTGCTCGACGAGGAGCCCTCCAAGTTTGAAAAATGGCTCTCTGAAAAGCTGGGCGCGAACATCGACAAGGTCGTGATGGGCGTCGCTGCGGTGCTGGCGGTCTGCCTGAGCCTGCTGCTGTTCGTCATGCTGCCCTCCGGCGCGGCGACGCTGGTCGGCCGCGTAGTCGACAACGCCATCGTCATCAACCTGTGCGGCGGCGTCGTGCGTATCGCGATCCTGATCGCCTACATCTGGCTGATCGGCCTCATGCCCGACATGCGCCGCGTCTTTCAATACCACGGTGCGGAGCACAAGACCGTCTATTGCCACGAGGCGGGCCTGCCCCTGACCCCTGAAAACGCGCGCCAGTTTTCGCGCCTGCATCCGCGCTGCGGCACATCGTTCCTGCTGCTGGTCATGGTCATCAGCATTTTGGTCGGTTCGGTCGCGGATCAGGTCATTATCGCGCTGACCTCGATTGAAAAGCTGTCCTTCGGCCTGCGCTTTCTGCGCAGCCTGCTGATCCTGCCGCTCATCGCGGGCATTTCCTACGAAGCGCTCAAGGGCCTTGCGCACAGCGAGCACCCCGTGGTGCGCGCGCTGCGCTGGCCGGGCCTGATGATGCAGTACCTGACCACCCGCGAACCCGACGATGAGATGCTGGAGGTGGCCATCGCCTCGATGAAGGCGGCGCTGGGTACGGTGGAGGACGCGGCGCCCGCCAAACAGTGGACTCCGGAGGAGGCCTCGCAGACCGTGCAGGCCGCAGCGAAATGA